In Tachysurus fulvidraco isolate hzauxx_2018 chromosome 1, HZAU_PFXX_2.0, whole genome shotgun sequence, a single window of DNA contains:
- the LOC125140761 gene encoding histone H2A-like — MSGRGKTGGKTRAKAKTRSSRAGLQFPVGRVHRLLRKGNYAQRVGAGAPVYLAAVLEYLTAEILELAGNAARDNKKTRIIPRHLQLAVRNDEELNKLLGGVTIAQGGVLPNIQAVLLPKKTEKAVKTK; from the coding sequence ATGAGCGGAAGAGGCAAAACCGGCGGTAAAACTAGGGCAAAGGCCAAGACTCGTTCATCCAGGGCCGGACTGCAGTTCCCCGTGGGTCGTGTGCACAGACTTCTGCGTAAAGGCAACTATGCCCAGCGCGTCGGTGCCGGCGCTCCGGTTTACTTGGCCGCCGTGCTCGAGTATCTGACTGCTGAGATCCTCGAGTTGGCTGGTAACGCCGCCCGTGACAACAAGAAGACCCGTATCATTCCTCGCCACCTGCAGCTCGCTGTGCGAAACGACGAGGAGTTGAACAAACTGCTCGGAGGAGTGACCATCGCTCAGGGAGGTGTACTGCCCAACATCCAGGCAGTGCTGCTGCCCAAGAAGACCGAGAAGGCCGTCAAGACCAAGTAA